The following coding sequences are from one Carnobacterium inhibens subsp. inhibens DSM 13024 window:
- a CDS encoding helix-turn-helix domain-containing protein encodes MRDTLRDSMSELMQFANHEPNKVTVKKYTLNNLPAYNPSEIKTVRDKTQMTQKVFSDLLGVSVRTVEAWEAGKSHPNGSARRLLQLIEQKPEMVEEIEYASAKG; translated from the coding sequence ATGCGTGATACACTAAGAGATAGCATGAGTGAGTTAATGCAGTTCGCTAATCATGAACCAAACAAGGTAACCGTAAAAAAATATACCTTAAATAATTTACCGGCATACAATCCGTCAGAGATCAAAACAGTTCGTGACAAAACTCAAATGACACAAAAAGTTTTTTCAGACCTTTTAGGGGTATCGGTTAGAACCGTTGAAGCTTGGGAAGCCGGAAAGTCCCACCCGAACGGAAGCGCTAGAAGGTTATTACAACTGATTGAACAAAAGCCTGAAATGGTCGAAGAAATCGAGTATGCTTCTGCTAAGGGTTAA